The Desulfovibrio sp. DNA window TTGACGAAAAAAGTGGTCAAGTTTTTCCTTGTAAATTTGAGGCGTTTGGCGTTTTAGTATGGAGTAGATATGGACAAGCTTCCGAGATCGCTGAGATGCTCGCGTTTGTTCGAGATGTGGCATGGGAGGGCTTGGAAAGTGTATTAGAAGAAGTTTTTTACGATTCAAAGGCTTCTATTTGCACCTTCGTTTTTGCTCCCAAATTTGATCTAAAAGATAGCAGGGCCAGTAGGGTATTTTTATGTGCAAAGAAATATATATCTCAATTTATGTGGGGTGATGATGTTTACAATTCAAATGACATCGACGACATTGTTGATGTGAATTAACCCCCTCCAATAATAAGGCCTCATTTGAGCTAATTGCTTATTTATTCTGGCAGTGCTGGAGCCCATGCCTTTTCATTTTCTATTCATAAGAATCTTGGCTGCAAGACTGAAAAAAATCCGCATAGTTTGAACCCCATTCCTTTTTTCTTAATTTTTTGTCGGTGTTATACATACGGATACTATGCCAGGAGTACTAACTCTCTAAAGCATACTTTGGGGGAGGATGGTCATCATCCCAGCTAATTTGATATGTATAACGGTTTCCTCCAGACGGCTTATTAGAGCAGGTGTAGCAAAACTGTTTGAGACGCTGAAAGTTGTGTCGAAAAATATTTGTTAATGTTACTCTCGTTAGTTAGTTAAACATTTTGGATACCGCTTTCTTGTTATCCACAATGATACAAATGGAGTAATGAAATATAGCAAACCTATAGCCAATAACATGTAATTCTCAAACGAGTGCGCAGATACTTGTTGACCAGGAATTTGGTCAAGTTCAAGTAAAATATAAATAATGAGTAAGACAAGGCCAAAAAAACCCATAATTATAGGGAAGATCTTATGAACAAGCTTTGAAAATGCATTATTGATTTCTTTAAGTATTAAAGACGAAGGGGACTTCTTATTGACAATTGTTATTCCGCTTGGCATTCCCCTAAGAGTCCCCTCGATATCTGGATCAATTCTACTATCGTGCAATATTTCTATATTAACACCGTCATTAGGGTCTAAAAAGTCAAATTGAATATTTATTGAATGATTATTATTTTCTAAAGCAATTAGTCTAACTTTATTAACAGTGCGAGTCTCCTTAACTATCTGAAATCTCAAAATATTATCTCCATTCAGCAAAGAAATGCAAAGTGGCGAATCTTCTACGATAGATGCTCCATGTAGCGTTTCCGTCCCACAATTCCACAAAATTATATTTGTCTTATTTAGCTGTTTTATTTCACTACCTTTATATAAAATTTTTACATCATTAGGAATTTCATCTAAGCGTGGGCTTATGATCGTCAATCTTGACAATTGAGCTGACAGCATTGCCTTTCGTTTGCCTTTAAAGAACAATATCCAGCTAGTGAGCACGCCAATAACAATTCCTACCCATCCCTGATTAAGAAACTTAAATGCCGAATCAAGAATTGTTGATTCCATCCTGTCTCCCCCCAAAAAGAATTTTTCCCCGTTGCACAACGATTGTTTTGCCCCAACCCACATTAGTATATAGACAATAACTGCGACAACGCACGATATCTTTGAATCTAACAGGCGATATGTCACTTTTTTTAATGGCTATTTCCGTATGCAGCTTAGGACAAACCATACTGAGAGTTGCGGCACAGTCTGTTTGTTTCATCAATTGTAGCCTGTGTTTGCTAGCAACGGCGATCAAGCTGCGGTATAGACAATACAACGACATCGGTAAAGTCGCCCTTGCCAGCAGGAAGGGGCAAGGGTGCGTCCAGCTTCCCACTCCGCTCCTGACCAAGAAGCCGTTTTGGGTTACGCCGGGTTAATGTTTTTCGCTGCCATAGTTGCTAACAAGCTGAAATGGCTTTAAAGTTCATGGAATGAATATTTTCTGGTAGCTTAGGCATGACATGGGACAAAAATTTAGCGGGCGCTCCCAATTAGGGGGCGGCCCGCTTTCCCGTATTCCACATTTTCCCCTCTAGCTAAGAATAAGATTAGGAAAAAAGCGTTTATTGTTATGACTTCATACAGTGGCGCGCCCGCGGCAGATTTGCACTGCCTTCCGCTTCTAATCACAACATCTGAATAAATTGATATGTGCTAATGATCCGCATGTCAACATTCTTAAATCAAGCTAACATGCTAGAATTTAATTGATATTAATTGATATTAATTGATAAAATTGGATCATTAGCTAGAACGATAATATGACCAAAGAGGGGCACAAATGTTTCACGAATACCCCTCTTTGGAGGGATATCTGATTTGGGGGAGGAGCAAATCAAATCCCACAATGCTGCATCAAGCCAAGTATTCCCGTATACGCAGACCCTGTTCCCAATTGGCCTTGCTGGAGGCACTGACAGGTCGAGGTCTGACCAGAGCTAATTTCCAGCGCTGGAACGTCAGTACGGTGCAAATACATGTTTTCGCCTGCCGGACCGTCCTCATCGGCAATGATATCCGCAATGTCGTCTGCGATCATGCAACAGATCCGGGGATAAACTCACATACCAGCTTCCAGCTTTAAACCAATTTGCGCTTTCAATTTGTTAAAGCCCGCGTCTTCAAAATCTCTTGGGCGTGGGGCGTCAGCCTTCCAAGTTTCTACAATGCCAAGCCCTGTGCCCATAAGGTGTATAATATCGGCCAGCAGGCATGCTTCGGCAACATCGTGTGTCACGAGCAAAACTGTAACCCCGGTTTTAAGCTGCAAGTCAGCCAACAGCCGCTGCATACGGCCACGGGTAATAGCATCCAGTGCAGCAAAAGGTTCATCAAGAAGCAAAAGCTTTGGACTCAGCACCAATGCGCGCGCCAAGGCGACACGCTGCCGCATGCCGCCTGAAAGCGTCGAAGGCAAGGCGGCCTCCCACTGTTCCAGCCCCACAAGCTTCAACATTTCCCTTACATGCTTCTGCCGCTGGGCATGTGGCATGCCTGCTGTTTTCAATCCGAACTCAACATTTTCGCGCACGTTCAGCCAGGGAAACAGGGCATCGTCCTGAAACACCATAACCCTGTCAGGCCCCGGCCCTGCACAAGGAAGGCCGTCAAGCAGCAAGTCTCCACCATCACTCACTATGAATCCGGCAGCCACATGCAGAAAGGTACTTTTACCGCAACCACTGGCCCCTATGAGCGCAGTTATGGAACCTTGCTCTAGAACCAGATCAATGCCGGGTAAAACAACATGCTCGCCATAACTTTTTCGCAGGCCGCAACATCTGAAAAATTCCTTCATCGCACAACACCGGGCGCAAGGGATAACAGGCGTACAAGCAGGGCATCACATACACTCCCCAGCAAGGCAATCAGTACAATGCCACTTAACAGCAGATCTACCCGCCCATTCATGCGGGCGTCCATAATCAGTGCCCCAAGGCCGTCCGGCACACCGGTCAGTTCTCCCAGCACCAGATAGGCAAAACTCATACCCAGCGCCACCCGCAGGCCCGCGCATATCTGCGGCATGGCCCAGGGCAGAATCACAGAAACAAAAAGCTTCTGACGGGAAAGGCCGAGCATGCGACCCGCGTTGATCAGGTTGGGCGGCACCGAAGCTGCGGCTGCCGCTGCGCTGAAGTATACAGGGAAGAAACCAGCCAAAGCGATAAGGCTCACGGTGGTCATAAAACCCACCCCAAGCCAGATAAGCGCAAGGGGCAACCAGCTTATACCAGGCACAGACTTTATGCCGTTGATGGAGGAGCCAAGCAGGCGCGCGAGGGTTGCACTTCTGCCAGACCACAATCCCAGAATCAGACCGGGAATGACAGCAAGTGCGTACCCACAGGCCACACGCCACAGGCTTGCAGCAGCGTCATGCCAAAAGCGCCCGTCATAGGGTGCGCCGGAACTCCCAGCCAGATATGCAAGCATGGTGTGCGCCACTTCTGCCGGGGAAGGAAGCAGCCAATGGGGCACCACTTCGAGGCCCGTTGCGCCCCACCATATCGCCAGTACCAGCAGCGGAAAGCACCAAGGCAAAACTCGGTATTTCCAGCTATCAGTCATGCTTGCTGGTGGTTGTCCGCAAGGCGTTTACAAAGCTGCGATCAACAAGTTTATTGTAATCCGGCTCCTGCTTGATGATGCCAAGCTCTTTCATGCGCGCGCCCAAGGCAGCCAGACGGCGCATGAATACATCATCCATGTCCCAGGCCAGTTCAATATTGTCGGCAGATGCCTGTAGCAAATTTCTGTCCACGCCAAACAGGTTCGCCGCCGTGTCCAGCCACAACTTTCTGTCCGCTGTCAAAGCCTCTGTGGCGGCCTTGTGCGCTGCCACCATCCGCAAGGTCTGCTCTGGGTGCACCTGTATAAAATCTTCACGCATGAGCATGCCGCTGTTGATGGTTCCTATGCTGTCGCCATAATAAGGGTAGGCCAAAATACGCCCGTACCCCTGCATACCGGCCTGCGTGGGGAAAGGCTCACCTGACAGAAACGCATCCACATTGCCCTTGGCAAGGGCTGTGCCCATGTCAAAAAAATCAATGCGCATGAGCGTGACATCTTTATCGGGGTTGATGCCCTCGCGGTGCAGAACCTCACGCAACAAAATTTCGTGCATGGTGCCGGGCACATAGGCAATGCGCTTTCCTCGCAGGTCGGCAGTGCTTTTTATGGGCCCATCTTTTGCCACCACAAGAGCCGAACACTTGTTGCCCAGCGCTGCAACCAGCCGTATCGGCTCGCCCCGTGAGGCCGCCTGAATGGCCAAGGCCAGCGTGGTGCCTGTCATATCCAGACTGCCTGCAAGCAGCGCCGACTTTTGGTCGGCAGGGTTGGTAAAGGGGCGCGCTTCTACCTGAAGGCCGGGATTCGCTGGAGCAGCGTATTTCTCGTACAAAAAGGGCTGTATGGTCTGGGCTGTCTTCCAGGTACCCACATGCCAGACTTCTGCTGCAGCTGCGAAATTTGCTGCACCCACACCCCAAAAACTTATGGCAACCAACAGACCTAAAAGCATGCGCACGGTGCGCAAGGCAAAGCCTAAAGCATTTTTTCTCAGATCAACCACGTTGCAACCTCCCGTCAAAACTGGCGCTCTCAAATACCCTGCTACCATCAAAAAACAGGCGAATTTTCCAAACTGTATCCCGCCTCAAGCAGCAGACTCAGGGCATCCTGCACAGTAAACTGCCGCCATTCCTCGGCGCTTTCCGTATCGGCTCGCGGCACCGCGCCAGTTTCTACCACCAGCACGTTGGCACCCCAGGCAAGAGCCTGCGGCGTGGGCGGATGCACACAAATGTCGGGCGTCTGCACACCACCTACAAGGCGTGTCACCGCAGCTATCTGGGCCAGACGCATGGGATCGGCCTCTGCCGTAGCGGAGTCGCCGCAGGGGGTGCCGCGCACATTGACCCGTGCCATAACGCCGCAAAGGGCCGCCTTGTGCGACAGGGCCGTCAATAACACATCGGCAATTTCTTCACTGCTGTGTTCCGGCCCCACAGGCTCCACCAGATGGGCCAGATTGATATCAGAGTCGCGCACAGCGGCCAGCGTGGCGAGACGATCCTCAACCTTGAAACAGGTGGTGCAACCCTCACCCAACCGCAAGGAATGGTAGACAACTGTAACCCCCGCCGCACGCATTGCGCGAGCCTCTTCGGGGCCGAATTCGCCCGTATTGACCACTACGCCATAGCTACCTGGAACATTGCGCCGCAGGTCGCGTACAAGATCAAGCAGCTTGGGCAGGCTATAAAATTCGGTGGTGCGCAAAGTCACCCAGGACGCGCCCTGTTCCACAAATTTGCGTGCTGTGTCTACAATACGGTTTGTGGACCATTCAAATGGTTCAGGCACGAGGCCCCATTTTTCGCCAAATGAACAAAAGCCGCAGTTCATTGAACACGGCTGGCAATCCACGCCGATGGCGCTCCACACGCGTCCCTTGTTTCCGGCAACTGCACTGGCCATTTCACGTGCCCGGCGGCCCAGAAAGGCCGCTTCTGGGGAAGTGGGGAGCACTTGCAACAGACT harbors:
- a CDS encoding ABC transporter permease, with the protein product MTDSWKYRVLPWCFPLLVLAIWWGATGLEVVPHWLLPSPAEVAHTMLAYLAGSSGAPYDGRFWHDAAASLWRVACGYALAVIPGLILGLWSGRSATLARLLGSSINGIKSVPGISWLPLALIWLGVGFMTTVSLIALAGFFPVYFSAAAAAASVPPNLINAGRMLGLSRQKLFVSVILPWAMPQICAGLRVALGMSFAYLVLGELTGVPDGLGALIMDARMNGRVDLLLSGIVLIALLGSVCDALLVRLLSLAPGVVR
- a CDS encoding radical SAM protein, whose translation is MNEMDLFADCPCSGSTLQRFVQPLVMSLLAHGSLHGYVLLQRLRNMPIWGNSPPDQAGVYRLLKLMEGKLLLASHEEEGATRGRRVFSLTGHGRACLARWEDTLGDYLRTVGGVLAMVREANGVNREFMALVDRVAADSLQGILAKRDDVISLLQVLPTSPEAAFLGRRAREMASAVAGNKGRVWSAIGVDCQPCSMNCGFCSFGEKWGLVPEPFEWSTNRIVDTARKFVEQGASWVTLRTTEFYSLPKLLDLVRDLRRNVPGSYGVVVNTGEFGPEEARAMRAAGVTVVYHSLRLGEGCTTCFKVEDRLATLAAVRDSDINLAHLVEPVGPEHSSEEIADVLLTALSHKAALCGVMARVNVRGTPCGDSATAEADPMRLAQIAAVTRLVGGVQTPDICVHPPTPQALAWGANVLVVETGAVPRADTESAEEWRQFTVQDALSLLLEAGYSLENSPVF
- a CDS encoding ABC transporter substrate-binding protein; amino-acid sequence: MVDLRKNALGFALRTVRMLLGLLVAISFWGVGAANFAAAAEVWHVGTWKTAQTIQPFLYEKYAAPANPGLQVEARPFTNPADQKSALLAGSLDMTGTTLALAIQAASRGEPIRLVAALGNKCSALVVAKDGPIKSTADLRGKRIAYVPGTMHEILLREVLHREGINPDKDVTLMRIDFFDMGTALAKGNVDAFLSGEPFPTQAGMQGYGRILAYPYYGDSIGTINSGMLMREDFIQVHPEQTLRMVAAHKAATEALTADRKLWLDTAANLFGVDRNLLQASADNIELAWDMDDVFMRRLAALGARMKELGIIKQEPDYNKLVDRSFVNALRTTTSKHD
- a CDS encoding ABC transporter ATP-binding protein, giving the protein MKEFFRCCGLRKSYGEHVVLPGIDLVLEQGSITALIGASGCGKSTFLHVAAGFIVSDGGDLLLDGLPCAGPGPDRVMVFQDDALFPWLNVRENVEFGLKTAGMPHAQRQKHVREMLKLVGLEQWEAALPSTLSGGMRQRVALARALVLSPKLLLLDEPFAALDAITRGRMQRLLADLQLKTGVTVLLVTHDVAEACLLADIIHLMGTGLGIVETWKADAPRPRDFEDAGFNKLKAQIGLKLEAGM